Proteins from a genomic interval of Marinitoga sp. 1197:
- a CDS encoding AAA-like domain-containing protein — protein MRRFCTSGPVDKKTCYYIDRPDIMKEALDHIENWRYFTVSAPRQSGKTTLLNDIVEKKR, from the coding sequence ATGAGAAGATTCTGCACAAGTGGTCCTGTTGATAAAAAGACATGTTATTATATTGACCGACCAGATATAATGAAAGAAGCACTTGACCATATAGAAAATTGGAGATATTTTACAGTATCAGCACCAAGACAAAGCGGAAAAACAACATTGTTAAATGATATAGTTGAAAAAAAAAGATAA